The DNA region CGTTCGGGCTTCGACCGGTCGGGGGGACCATTCAGCATGCGCATCAACGTCATCGATGGCTACGCGGAGAACGCCGACCGTCTCCGCGCGGCTCTCGAAGCCTCGTGCGTTGTCGGAGCCTGGGAGTGGGACCATGTCGGCGGCGCGGTCGTCTACGACGCGGGCGCGGCCCGGCTGCTGACCGGCAATCCCGACCTCGCCGACCGTCCGATCAACGGACCCATGGCCCTGGCTGCGGTGCATCCCGAGGACATGACGTGGCTGATGGACCACATGCTCCGGGCCGTCTGGTCCAGCGGGCTGGTTCTGGCCGAGTACCGCGTGTTCAAGGCGGACGGCTCCGTGCGCTGGCTCCTGAGCCGGGGA from Methylobacterium sp. NMS14P includes:
- a CDS encoding PAS domain-containing protein; the encoded protein is MRINVIDGYAENADRLRAALEASCVVGAWEWDHVGGAVVYDAGAARLLTGNPDLADRPINGPMALAAVHPEDMTWLMDHMLRAVWSSGLVLAEYRVFKADGSVRWLLSRGRTHRNEDGQPQRSHGILMDITEIRDGGDRYVVGRPMAGGDPLERAADLAIALKETLTDDMPAEVRAAAELMLLGLGRALARRMTH